Part of the Cololabis saira isolate AMF1-May2022 chromosome 15, fColSai1.1, whole genome shotgun sequence genome, gcaagtatgggaaagttaggtgactcagaaaaaaggtggattttggctttttttaacctcatcccatcCACACTATGACATTCTGCGCCATAaacatacatgggaaaatctccccattagtttggaaatttggaaatgttcttgcacttcgtgcaaaaactatttgtgccatcgctctgaaaattgaCAGGACTGTAGCTAAATTCAGGGCCAACAACTTTCTAAAGCGCACGTTTTTGCACGTTGCACAAAAACGTGTGCACCAATccctaataaaagtcataccactcgattcGGGCTTAAGGCTCACGTGTctaagtttttacttttcgtgTTTTCTCTCCGCCagaggcacgcctcctccattgctattgaatagctatggaggaggcgtgcttCTTGGGGCAGCCGTggcaataataattaataaaaggagataatttatcaaattgaattatcaaaattacttaatcaaaacagggcaccacctgatgtaatcagtaaaatgataactaaacagcaaaaatcagtctcaatgtagattattcttcagaataatagtaAAGGAGGAGGGAGTCCAAACACAGGCCATTGCAACCAGTAattgtgacaaatatgtgtaaaataagcacaaacaacttctctcattcaaattaataagaatttatttacacaagtgtcaataagatggtaaaacaacacttcggataaattctgatggctaaactacccaaaaacaacaactaactaaacatgtacacaaaacttcagattacctgtgtgtgtgtgtgtgtgtgtgtgtgtgtgtgtgtgtgtgtgtgtgtgtgtgtgtgtgtgtgtgtgtttggggtggggtgggggtggtaGTAGGAACAGAATGAGGGGAGAAAGCAataagataaacaaaaacactcaaCTAATGagcacagttgtgacgggatcaccagtccggctcacaacgtaaaactaacttttaaaatgtgttactaagtttctctgcccagacacagaacagcctcttacgtgaagctttgtaaatgaagagaaagtGGTTTGATCCGGCTGGTCAGTGTTTCTTGATGAAACAAAGAGtagttacgctcagcaggggatcctgataaagagcgtctctctctctctcctggtcCAGATGAggaatacgttgatgtctctTTAGAGAACCTtgttgggcaaaagccgctccacactgatcacatctgtaaggctcgtctccagtgtgaatacgatGGTGATTCTTTAGAGTATATTGTCGGGTAAAAGCcgcaccacactgatcacacctgtaaggcttgtctccagtgtgaatacgttggtgagtcttTAGATGATATTGTCGGGCAAAAGCcgcaccacactgatcacagctgtaaggcttgtttccagtgtgaatacgttggtgagtcgttagagtaccttgctcggcaaaagccgctccacactgatcacacctgtaaggcttgtttccagtgtgaatacgttgatgtccCGTTAGAGTACCTTGCTCGGCAAAACcggctccacactgatcacacctgtagggcttgtctccagtgtgaatacgttgatgtctcgtCAAATGACATTGCTCGGTAAAAGCCTTTCCACAatgatcgcatctgtaaggcttgtctccagtgtgaatccgTCGGTGTTTCGTTAGATCACCTTGCTGGGTAAAAGCCTttccacactgatcgcatctgtaaggtttgtctccagtgtgaatacgttggtgagtcgttagAGCAGTTttctgggcaaaagccgctccacactgatcacagctgtatggTTTATCACCAGTGTGAGTTTTCTCATGGATCTTCAGGTTTGATGAAGTAGTGAAGACTTGCTCGCCATCATCACAGCAGTGTCTTTTACTtactactttactttacttactacttatataaagcaatacacatttctaatatgattgatatTGTGCCACAGGggaggtgctggttcagttatcaaagagtcattaatgattgtcgaaggacaatcattaataatatataaagtagattatttatcaaattgaattatacttaatcaaaacagggcaccaactgatgtaatcaggaaaatgataacttaacagcaaaaatcagtctcaaggtagattattcttcagaataatagtgaaggcCTTTGCAAAAacagttgtgacaaatatgcgtagaataagcacaaacaacttctctcattcaaattaatcagaatttattttcaCAAGTGCCAAGAAAATGGTAAAACAACActtcggataaattctgatggctaaactacccaaaaataactaactaaacatgaacacaaaacttcagataacctgtgtgtgtgtgtgtgcgtgtgcgtgtgtgtgtgtgtgtgtgtgtgtgtggggggggggttaccaataagataaacaaacacactcaactaatgagcacagttgtgacgggatcaccagtccggctcacaacgtaaaactaacttttaaaatgtgttactaagtttctctgcccagacacagaacagcctcttacgtgaatctttgtaaatgaagagaaagtGGTTTGATGCGGCCGGTCAGTGTTTCTTGATGAAGCAAAGGGtagttacgctcagcaggggatcctgataaagagctgctctctctctctcctggtcCAGATGAGGAccagtgtggatgaggggaatacatgggcacagcagctgggcctccttcagctccaggtcggtccaaaggcgttcacgtcgaggcctGCAGGGTCCCTGTCAACGATCCTGGAGGGAAGAGACAGAGCAGAGAAGAGAGCGAGGAGAAGAGAGCTTTTCCTTTTATAGCTGGCCCAGGAAGTCAAGGCCCCCCCTGTGGCTTGGGGTCTGTGTCCAATCAGGGGCTGTTCCTTATCACTGCAGGGCCTTAGATGCAAATCCTGGTTGAGCTTTGCGTCCATGGGGTTTCCTTTGTTCCATGTGGTCAGGTATCAAAaactcgaggctggtctcagCCTGAGGCCCCAGAACTGGGCCTCAAAGGTGACCCAAGGACTCAACTGTTCATATAATCACACAATCCATAGTTGATatcggactgtggcccaacaaatatttctcatatcttttctcatcatttgtaTTGTGCTGGTCGATCGGGACGGCTGACTTCCTCATTCTGCGCTGGGTGAGGGGATGGTGGGGGGGACTGGACTTGTGGGTGTATATGTACGTGGAAATGTGTGTATCTgtctattatatatatgtacatatttatGCTTTAATGCATCTAGAAATATTTGTGTGAGAATGCCCGTAATGAATAAGATTATACACAGTAAATAATGTACGCTTTTATGTATAGATGAATACAGGGACTCCTGGTAAATAGTGTTTATATAGAGGGACATGTAACTGCAAATGGCAATAATCACCCAGGTATCCGCAAATTTATACTCATCTATACCACAATATGTTTACGCCGTgtaaaattattaatattaatttgtGTAACTTCTCATTACATCAAGATTTTTGACATCTGACGTCTATGTGAAAACATGGTATTGAGTTCAAGGGGTAGGAgaagttttttttacttcttcttacttctttttgaacatgtcaaaactgctgctgcttcaaaaaaaaaaaaacttgcattCATTGTTCAAGTATGTTTGAGCATGTCTGTTACTTACACTAccatcatgttcaaaataaagacatttgaattgaattctttTACTTCATTTTCTAAATCTGGTTATAACTGAACAGCTCCGACAGCTGTAAGAATCTgctgctttttttaaaaactattCAAAATCTTTCCCACAATCGAACCACCAGAATTATTTCTTCCAaactaaattaactaaactaaattagtGCCTTTTAACTGAAGcctcaaaataaatgatattggcactgatcacaaatgtactctttatccagtgtgaatacgtttatGTCTCGTCAAATGACGTTGCCGGGCAAAAgccactccacactgatcacacctgtaaggcttgtctccagtgtgaatacgttggtgagtcattAGGTTACCTtgttgggcaaaagccgctccacactgatcacacctgtaaggcttgtctcccgTGTGAATACGTATGTGTCTCGTTAGAGAACTTTGCTGggtaaaagccgctccacactgatcacatctgtaaggcttgtctccagtgtgaatatgtTGGTGTCGCTTTAGATCATTTTGTTGGGCAAAagtcgctccacactgatcacatctgtaaggcttgtctccagtgtgaatacgttggtgagtcgtcaAATCACCTagccgggcaaaagccgctccacactgatcacacctgtaaggcttgtctccagtgtgaatacgttggtgactcgttagGTTACTTTGATGGGCAAAAGccactccacactgatcgcatctgtaaggcttgtctccagtgtgaatacgttggtgagtcgttagggcaccttgctgggcaaaagccgctctacactgatcacatctgtaaggcttgtctccagtgtgaatacgttggtgtctcgTCAAATTACTTTGATGGGCAAAAGccactccacactgatcgcatctgtaaggcttgtctccagtgtgaatacgttggtgagtcgtcaAATCGCCTagccgggcaaaagccgctccacactgatcacatctgtaaggcttgtctccagtgtgaatacgtcgaTGTCTCGTTAGCCCATCTTGCCGGGCAAAagtcgctccacactgatcacagctgtaaggcttgtctccagtgtgaatacgttggtgagtcgttagattatcttgtcgggtaaaagccgcaccacactgatcacagctatgtggtttatcaccagtgtgagttttcttatggatcttcaggtttgatgaagtggtgaagacttGCTCGCAATGATCACAGCAGTATCTTTTGGGTCttcctttatgattctgtaacagagaagatgacttactttttggctgcattatcaaaagccttttcagtttcaagtatggagctacaacagtgtcattattcacaaatgcaaaggacaaaattcacacgtGTGTAGGATAAGATATACaagtgtatttttgatgcacacacaaatataacctgatttacaaacgtttttttgtctgtgagctgcgctggatttgcatgtgacttttgagactcccctgacgtgactcgattcacaaatgcgttttttttaacacggaaggatctgcaaccaatcagatatcttccttcatttcagccaatcataacagcgcaccccacgtggggaaCGATTTACtcttaaaccaatcagattaaaggggcggatacacctgctgtttgagctgcgttgtGCCGTTGGGCTTAGAACAGTGATTCAACATTTCGAGTTGATGAAATGAAGATAATCTTCTTGGTCATAGTGAAATTATTTAAACAAGACCAAGAGATTTGATTACTGTTAAGAGAGGTCAGCCGCCCATTTGGAAATCGGAAGAGAGACTATCTATTTTGGAcattaacctgtagagtttcaatcgtaattttggggtttttagaTTAAGTAACTACTATACTTAGCGGTAGGACAGGgtgatatggccttttattaatatctcaatatttttaggccatgtcacgatacacaatatatatctcgatattttgccttagccttgaattaacactttgatgcatacaatcacaccagtatgatgattctataagtctacattaaaacattcttgttcatacttcattaatatatgctcattttaaactttcatgcaaaaagggggaaatcacAACTTAGTCAAACGCACGTGTAAgtaggtgcgcttgttttatgtctctgagaaggagagacgatacgagacgagagagtgagaaaagcctgcaaTTTAATGCCctgctaaaagcaaatgcgtgacaatgtatactcgaatattcacgatagtCCTTTTGTACattgcacagagtagaagccgcgaTACATCGagtatattcgatatattgcccagccctacttagcgggaagttgcagatccagttggttgagtttttttaaatttttttattatggacttaagttgttggtattctaaaaatgtgttagTGCTAATTAatattgaacagtgagtgtgttaaatggtacaaaatgtccacttatgattatatgttgtagatactttattccttggtctctccattgagtAAAGTTGACCatcattttatcatttttcagaatGTCTTGGTTGTTCCAGATGGGTGTGCGATCACATGGAAAAAATGAGACTTTGGCTATTTTAAAAGGAagtcccaccaggctgtcagagattagctaatattaatgcttttaaagcatttatgatgttttaatattttgactgataaatggtaaatctgcgatttccaaatcattgcaaaacacttctgaatccagccattgactatctagtaagtgatttttgcaccattttaagatatactgtaacttattaaCTAAGAAATATTACTGGGCGTTGGGTAAGTCTAAGCCTCCACAgtctttggatttttgtaatgtctttaagctaatacgtggtgttttatttttccacaggaatGTTGACACGTATGGATCCATTGACTTAAACCAAGAAGGAGGGGGTTCTGATGGTATCCTTGAAAAAAGATATTTATTTTTGGTTGAAAGGTTAATTAAAGGTTAAACTTGGTTTTGTCCTTCTGTTAACAGATGTCACAACTGCCACTTCCTGATCTTCTCAGGGTTTGGAATGTCCTGATTCAATCACACCCTATCTCTTCCTCCCACTGCCCATAACGGTCAGTTTCTGtcaagtttctcaataaaagcatcaTGCAGAGGAGGAACTGTGGGAAACATTTGCTGTCACTGAGTCCTCACTGAGAGTCTTGTTTACTCTGCACTCCTACCTtgcttcccccttctgcagaagcACGTTAAAGATCATTCCGGAAGTCTCTGGTGTCTATCTTCGTTATGAACTTGGTTTAAAGTTGATTTAGACCTAAcattggtaaaaccatcatttcgaTGGTGACAATTCTCCCCATCAGTGAAATAGGAAGAGAGTTCCATCGGGTAAGATCATCCTCTATTCTTCTTaagagctgaacataatttagttttattaacTCTAACAGTCatggggagatgtttatgcctagatACAGTTAGGTCCATAAATATTTGGACACTGACACAATTTTCAGTATTCCAGCTCTGTACAAcaccacaatggatttgaaatgaaacaatcaaGATGTGCTTCAAGTtcagactttcagctttaatttgaaggtatttacatccaaatcaGGTGAACGGTGTAGGAATTACAACACATTTTATATGTACCTTCCACTTTTTAAGGGACCAAAAGTAATTGGACAACTAACATAATCATACATCAAATTGtcaatttttaatattttgttgcaaatCCTTTGCAGTCGATGACAGCCTGAAGTCTGGAACCCATAGACATCACCAGACGCTGGGTTTCGTCCCTGGTGATGCTCTGCCAGGCCTCTGCTGCAGCCGTCTTCAGTTCCTGCTTGTTCTTTGGGCATTTTCCCTTCAGTTTTGCCTTCAGCAAGTGAAATGCATGCTCAATCGGATTCAGGTCAGGTGATTGACTTGGCCATTGCAGAACATTTGACTTCTTTGCCTCTTTGGTTGCTTTCGCAGTATGCTTCGGGTCATTGTCCATCTGCATTGTGAAGCGCCGACCAATGAATTTTGAAGCATTTGGCTGAATATGAGCAGATAATATTGCCCGAAACACTTCAGAATCcattctgctgcttttgtcagctgccacatcatcaataaatatAAGAGAAGACTTCACCAGAGGAAATACAGAGGAAATACAGATGGGTTACACAAGGTGTAAACCATTGGTGAGCCTCAAAAACAGGAAGGCCAGATTAAAGTTAGCTAAGAAACGTCTAAAAGAGCCAATGCAGTTCTGGAACAACATcttatggacagatgagacaaagaTCAACTTGTACCACAATGATGGAAAGAGAAGAGTATGGAGAAGGGAAGGAACTGTTCACTTTAATCTGGCTTTCCTGTTTTTGAGGCTCACCAACGGTTTACCTTGTGTAACCCATCTGTATTTCCTCTGTATTTCCTCTGGTGAAGTCTTCTCTTatatttattgatgatgtggcagctgacaaaagcagcagaatgAATTCTGAAGTGTTTCGGGCAATATTATCTGCTCATATTCAGCCAAATGCTTCAAAATTCATTGGTCGGCGCTTCACAATGCAGATGGACAATGACCCGAAGCATACTGCGAAAGCAACCAAAGAGGCAAAGAAGTCAAATGTTCTGCAATGGCCAAGTCAATCACCTGACCTGAATCCGATTGAGCATGCATTTCACTTGCTGAAGGCAAAACTGAAGGGAAAATGCCCAAAGAACAAGCAGGAACTGAAGACGGCTGCAGCAGAGGCCTGGCAGAGCATCACCAGGGACAAAACCCAGCGTCTGGTGATGTCTATGGGTTCCAGACTTCAGGCTGTCATCGACTGCAAAGGatttgcaacaaaatattaaaaattgaCAATTTGATGTATGATTATGTTAGTTGTCCAATTACTTTTGGTCCCTTAAAAAGTGGAAGGTACATATAAAATGTGTTGTAATTCCTACACCGTTCACCtgatttggatgtaaataccttcaaattaaagctgaaagtctgaACTTGAAGCACATCttgattgtttcatttcaaatccattgtggtgTTGTACAGAGCTGGAATACTGAAAATTGTGTCAGTGTCCAAATATTTATGGACCTAACTGTATCTAATGTTTcctgattgtaatttagtaGTGGCTGTATTTTGGAAATTGCAGTTGATGCACAAAACTGGATTTGGAGCAGCTGATAGAgtagtcagacagagatgaaaatccatctataagcgcaattgtctgtgatagtgaggtttgtgagttctggaggaagattaGTACATCCTCAGCATAAATACTTATTTTGTGatctaatgttttgcattgtatgcctttaatattttggttttgcCTAATAGCAGCTGCTAAGGGCTCAATAAATAGTGAGGGAGAAAGAGGACAACCCTTTCTGATACTTCTTTGCAAGTTAAAGCTTGTTGAAATTTGATCGTTTGTCCTTACACATGTCTTGGGAGAGCTATATAATATCTTTATCCAAATGATAAAAGatttgccaaatccaaatttgtgtaaagttgccaatagaaatttCCAATTTACCCGATTGAATTTAAGCATTTAAGCAGGGAGAATGTCCGGCCATCTGTTCATGACCTCAAGCTAAAGCGCACttgggttctgcagcaggacaatgatccaaaacacaccagcaagtcCATCTCTGAATggtttaagaaaaacaaaatgaagactTTGGAGTGGCCTAGTCAAAAGTCCCGACCTGAATCCAATTGAGATGCTGTGGCATGACCTTAAAAAGGCTGTTCATGATCAAAAACCCTCCAATGcggctgaattacaacaattatGCAAAGTtgagtgggccaaaattcctccacagctggaaaagactcattgccagttatcgcaaacgcttgattgcagttgttgctgctaagAATGGCCCAACCAGTTATTACGTTTagggggcaatcactttttcaccCAGGGCCAtttaggtttggatttttctttccccttaattataaaaacctttaaaaactgcattttgtgtttacttgtgttatcttcgtcacacacacacacacacacacacacacacacacacacacacacacacacacacacacacacacacacacacacacacacacacacacacacacacacacacacacacacacacacacacacacacacacacacacacacacacacacacacacacacacacacacacacacacacacacacacacacacacacacttaaatgCATTAACTAAGTTTCTTTGCCCAGAAAAAAAACGATCTCTTTCGGGGATGGCTTTGTAAGCAATGAATTTGTCCATGGCATACAATGGTTTCCTCCTGGTTTGGCGAACAGCTGGGTGATTAGGCTCAGTCAGTAGTCCTTGTAGGGAGTGTCTCGCTCTCTGTCTTGCTCTCCTCGTCCCTGTTACACCTTTTTTACCAAAcaggttccagggctggttctgggccagtgctgagtttggaaccgggctttctgtttccactgacaaagaactggcttcgGGCCAGAAAAAAACAGTTGCTGCAGAACCGCTGAGGGGGCGGAGttttaagaccaacggcaatagcaagacggTGACATTTTCCAATAAGAGACAAATTGATACGGATCAGTGTTTTTGGCAGCCATTTTagatttagtcttagtcttttggacgaaaatgcttattagttttagtcacattttagTAATTTCTATATAcgatagttttagtctagttttagtcgacggaATCtcaaaaaaggttttagtccagttttaaatcagctttagttaaaaaaaagaaaagataaaaagtaTTTTCTCCAATAtttactagagatgcaccgatcaggattttgagggacTATCACCAATCACCAATCTCGAAAACATCAGTatcggccgatcccgattttgccgatcactgatcacagcgtgaaatccataaattcgtcaatattgttttctcatgtacacgacactgacattgtattattaggtataaaaatttgGAGATTAGGTGTAAACTCGGCTTATAttagtagcttcagctttcctgtggtactaattatgtacaacatgtgcaccaacactgacaacagcagacatgtcactctctaaaagttgatacaagttgcaaactataaaccttagtttccctgtggaaagaggaattcaatcttaaaataaaaatgaattatgaattattagtGGTAGCATCcaccgcgtgtgaggaaactcttgtgagtgaagcaaaactcttcacactagaactccacatgtcactggtgaagcgactgacacgactgtcgtcctgcatgaggctttggactgtaaatagtctggtaaaactccgacaggatttcatcagtgaaatatttacgacacGGCAGCGTGCACAGCGCGCACCACGGATATAAGCTGcaaacgtgtttaaacccgatcTCTTCTACAATTGAAAGTGGCTGATGAGCAAATCATATGAATTCATTATCTtatgatgtagttctttatttttcttcctgtcgtttataagtctctgttacaggtgttccagctgagttagtgccgttgctgcgcgctcctttttttctctctgcctaagcagcagccaactttgaaaactcaatatactccatgtgaatagaatagtagactttattgatctcccagaggagaaattcagtcgtgcagcagccaaaacacacacacacgctttatacaaaagatttaaaatagaaataaccataaatagttaaataataaaaaaagagcaatataaaaagtagaaaaaggactatgtaaaagagagaaaaaaaagtagtaaacaccaaataaactataatataataatatttacaaaatatttacaaaaatacgtgaggtggttattgcacttttaaagagATAGGTTTATTGCACATGGGTGGCTACAGTTTCTTGTTatagagtctgatggctgtggggatgaaggacctgcggtagcgttccttcttgcagc contains:
- the LOC133460955 gene encoding zinc finger protein 665-like; its protein translation is MILGVSGDQDQVQDCPDSIFSSAGLQVKNEAPAEVQITAEQLLREAKERELELLPPKQEITDKEELNDSKLRKRKNHKGRPKRYCCDHCEQVFTTSSNLKIHKKTHTGDKPHSCDQCGAAFTRQDNLTTHQRIHTGDKPYSCDQCGATFARQDGLTRHRRIHTGDKPYRCDQCGAAFARLGDLTTHQRIHTGDKPYRCDQCGVAFAHQSNLTRHQRIHTGDKPYRCDQCRAAFAQQGALTTHQRIHTGDKPYRCDQCGVAFAHQSNLTSHQRIHTGDKPYRCDQCGAAFARLGDLTTHQRIHTGDKPYRCDQCGATFAQQNDLKRHQHIHTGDKPYRCDQCGAAFTQQSSLTRHIRIHTGDKPYRCDQCGAAFAQQGNLMTHQRIHTGDKPYRCDQCGVAFARQRHLTRHKRIHTGGDKPYSCDQCGAAFAQKTALTTHQRIHTGDKPYRCDQCGKAFTQQGDLTKHRRIHTGDKPYRCDHCGKAFTEQCHLTRHQRIHTGDKPYRCDQCGAGFAEQGTLTGHQRIHTGNKPYRCDQCGAAFAEQGTLTTHQRIHTGNKPYSCDQCGAAFARQYHLKTHQRIHTGDKPYRCDQCGAAFTRQYTLKNHHRIHTGDEPYRCDQCGEVFITSSNLKIHKKTHTGDKPYSCDQCGAAFARQGDLTTHQRIHSGDKPYRCDQCGAAFTHKGTLTSHRRIHTGDKPYSCDQCGAAFARQSQLTRHQRIHSGEKPYRCDPCGVAFAQQGALTRHLRIHTGDKPYRCDQCGKAFALQGVLTTHQRIHTGEKPYRCDQCGAAFARQVHLKTHQHIHTGEKPYRCDQCGAAFARQDHLKRHQRIHTGEKPYRCDQCGAAFAQQSGLISHQHIHTGDKPYRCDQCGVAFARKGDLTTHKRIHTGEKPYRCDQCGAAFADQGALTRHQRIHTGEKPYRCDQCGAAFADQGALMRHRRIHTGDKPYRCDQCGAAFVEQGALTRHQRIHTGDKPYRCDQCGAAFAQQSTLTSHQHVHTGDKPYKCDQCGAAFALQGHLTRHKRIHTE